The Nitrospira sp. KM1 genome includes a window with the following:
- the trxA gene encoding thioredoxin, with translation MGGDALKVEDATWDSDVMKAQELVMVDFWAVWCGPCQMVAPLIEELAKEYAGKVRVRKLNTDENPEVAGRYQVMSIPTILFFKNGQVVEKLVGARPKRQFKEMIDSLLAQHAGSA, from the coding sequence GTGGGCGGCGATGCACTCAAGGTCGAGGATGCGACATGGGATTCCGATGTGATGAAGGCTCAGGAACTGGTGATGGTCGATTTTTGGGCCGTGTGGTGCGGTCCTTGCCAGATGGTGGCTCCGTTGATAGAGGAATTGGCTAAGGAATATGCGGGAAAGGTCAGGGTCCGTAAGTTAAATACAGACGAAAACCCTGAAGTGGCCGGTAGATACCAAGTCATGAGTATCCCTACCATCTTATTCTTTAAGAACGGCCAAGTCGTCGAGAAGCTTGTCGGCGCCCGTCCCAAGCGGCAATTCAAGGAAATGATCGATTCATTGCTGGCCCAGCACGCCGGTTCAGCCTGA
- a CDS encoding sigma-54 dependent transcriptional regulator yields MKKRILLIDDESRIRSSLKTVLEPTYETIQAADAQEGLDLFHKEAPHLVLLDVILPGTDGLSVLQALRAEQNATPVIMLTGTKSVKTAVDAMKLGAADYLPKPFDVDELRIVVGRALNSQDLEREVKSLRAQVTQRYAFHNLIGKSRPMQEIYGKIEQVADSRTTVLITGESGTGKELVAKALHYNSGRKDRPFVALNCAALPETLIESELFGHEKGSFTDATARRVGQFELANSGTLFLDEIGDLSPMTQAKLLRVLQEREFTRIGGVQAIKVDVRIVAATNKNLEELVRKGQFREDLYYRVNVIALYLPPLRERGEDIPLLAKHFLSKRLEEDNRSSQDFSKESIDLLTRYSWPGNVREMENIIEQAFIWSKGCDTVTPEHLPTILRNDSRSTSLRDDTLAGRLSLEKAVMEFEREIILDALKKNNYVQTHAAQQLGISRRMLKYRMDALGIGRPDTEATTDPEPLVQE; encoded by the coding sequence GTGAAAAAACGAATTCTGCTGATTGATGACGAATCCCGCATCCGCTCTTCCTTAAAAACGGTTCTCGAGCCTACCTATGAGACGATTCAGGCTGCCGACGCTCAGGAAGGTCTCGATCTTTTCCATAAGGAAGCACCCCATCTAGTCCTGCTCGACGTCATCCTTCCGGGGACTGATGGTCTTTCAGTCTTGCAAGCCCTTCGTGCCGAGCAAAACGCCACTCCCGTCATCATGCTGACCGGCACAAAATCCGTGAAGACCGCCGTCGATGCCATGAAACTGGGGGCAGCTGACTATCTGCCAAAGCCCTTCGATGTCGATGAGCTCCGTATCGTTGTGGGTCGTGCTCTCAATTCCCAGGATCTCGAACGCGAGGTCAAGAGCCTCCGGGCGCAGGTAACTCAACGCTACGCGTTTCACAATCTCATTGGGAAAAGCCGCCCAATGCAGGAAATCTACGGAAAGATCGAACAGGTCGCCGATAGTCGAACGACCGTGCTCATCACGGGAGAAAGCGGAACGGGGAAAGAACTCGTTGCCAAAGCGCTGCACTATAACAGTGGACGAAAAGACCGTCCTTTCGTGGCCTTGAACTGTGCCGCGCTCCCAGAAACATTGATCGAGTCGGAGCTGTTCGGGCACGAAAAAGGGTCCTTTACCGATGCGACGGCTCGCCGCGTCGGGCAATTCGAACTTGCGAACAGCGGAACGTTGTTCCTCGACGAAATTGGCGATCTGAGCCCCATGACGCAAGCCAAACTGTTGCGGGTGCTCCAGGAGCGGGAGTTTACGAGAATCGGCGGAGTGCAAGCGATCAAGGTTGATGTCAGAATCGTCGCCGCCACCAACAAGAACCTTGAAGAATTGGTGCGGAAAGGTCAGTTCAGAGAGGACCTCTACTATCGTGTGAACGTTATTGCGCTCTACCTTCCCCCACTGCGCGAACGAGGCGAGGATATTCCACTCCTTGCCAAGCACTTCCTCTCCAAACGTCTCGAAGAAGACAATCGTTCAAGCCAGGATTTCTCGAAAGAATCGATCGATCTGCTCACGAGATACTCTTGGCCGGGCAATGTTCGGGAAATGGAAAATATCATCGAGCAGGCGTTTATCTGGTCCAAAGGGTGCGATACGGTGACGCCGGAACATTTACCGACGATTCTTCGAAACGATAGCCGCTCCACTTCTCTTCGTGACGACACGCTCGCTGGGCGGCTCTCTTTGGAAAAAGCCGTCATGGAATTCGAGCGCGAGATCATTCTGGATGCATTGAAAAAGAACAATTACGTTCAAACTCACGCCGCCCAGCAATTGGGCATCAGCCGACGAATGCTGAAATACCGGATGGATGCATTAGGCATTGGCAGACCAGATACAGAAGCCACTACCGATCCTGAACCACTAGTGCAGGAATAA
- the recN gene encoding DNA repair protein RecN, producing MLVELRIVNFALIEHIQLQFQTGFTVFTGETGAGKSLFIDAVGLLVGGRASVDQIRTGADEATIEAFFHLEDDHPIIHTLRAEGTLQPSDADLILKRVISRSGRHRNYLNGSLCPLRVLEALGGNLVDIHGQHEQQSLLSGTKQLEAVDAFGDLQELRSQYEEFHRTWKNSVDRLQSLKNQGAERGRRDELLRFQLQEIEQTAPQRDEEASLQTEYQRLLHASRLREWTEDAHALLQSDDAGALTTLGKIGRLLHEIGQTDPDMKDCGQQLQEAAVALKDLAGRLRNYADSLEADPQRLDVVSARLDAIRRLGKKYGGSVEAVLSAEERIRAELAMLENLDGQIGELTVSCDQAAKRISAVSTQLSKKRREAAVRLTGQVRAELSALKMVQTGFHISMERDDTLDACGPTGSDRVEFLLNNNPGEPPRPLGRIASGGELSRIMLSLKTVLSKRDRVPVVIFDEIDTGVGGAVAAAMGIRLRKLGMFHQVFCITHLPQVASQAEHHFLVNKREVGGRVTTVIESLNDTGREAEVARMLGGVTITRKVRETAAELIKNSKQKG from the coding sequence ATGCTCGTCGAGTTGCGCATTGTCAACTTCGCGCTCATTGAGCACATACAACTGCAATTTCAAACTGGATTCACCGTCTTTACCGGTGAGACAGGTGCTGGGAAATCCCTCTTCATAGACGCTGTCGGTCTCTTGGTCGGCGGAAGAGCATCCGTTGACCAGATTCGTACGGGGGCTGACGAAGCCACGATCGAGGCGTTTTTCCATCTTGAAGACGATCACCCTATCATTCACACACTTCGGGCCGAAGGTACGCTTCAGCCGAGCGACGCCGATCTCATTCTGAAGCGCGTGATATCCAGGTCGGGACGCCATAGAAACTATCTGAATGGAAGCCTTTGTCCCCTGAGGGTCCTGGAAGCTCTTGGAGGCAACCTCGTCGATATTCACGGACAGCACGAGCAGCAGTCCCTGCTGTCGGGGACAAAGCAACTGGAGGCCGTGGATGCATTCGGCGATCTTCAAGAGTTGAGAAGCCAGTATGAAGAATTCCATCGAACCTGGAAGAATAGTGTCGATCGCTTACAATCGCTGAAAAATCAAGGCGCGGAGCGAGGTCGGCGTGATGAGCTGCTCCGATTCCAACTCCAGGAGATCGAGCAGACGGCCCCTCAGCGCGATGAAGAGGCGTCTCTTCAAACTGAATACCAACGACTGCTGCACGCCAGTCGTTTGCGTGAATGGACGGAAGACGCCCATGCGTTATTACAATCGGACGATGCCGGGGCATTGACGACCTTGGGAAAGATCGGACGATTGCTCCATGAAATCGGTCAGACGGATCCGGATATGAAGGACTGCGGCCAACAGTTGCAGGAAGCCGCTGTGGCGTTGAAGGATCTTGCCGGACGTCTCAGGAATTACGCGGATTCTTTAGAGGCGGATCCGCAGCGTCTTGACGTTGTCTCGGCGCGGTTGGATGCGATTCGCCGACTGGGGAAAAAATATGGGGGATCTGTGGAGGCAGTTCTCTCCGCCGAAGAACGGATCCGAGCCGAATTGGCCATGCTCGAAAATCTGGACGGGCAAATTGGTGAACTCACGGTTTCCTGCGATCAAGCCGCGAAGCGGATTTCCGCGGTGAGCACGCAACTCTCTAAAAAGCGCCGTGAAGCGGCTGTACGCCTGACCGGTCAGGTCCGAGCCGAACTATCCGCTCTGAAAATGGTGCAAACCGGGTTTCATATTTCGATGGAACGGGATGACACACTGGACGCCTGCGGTCCGACAGGCTCAGACCGCGTGGAATTTCTGCTCAACAATAATCCTGGAGAACCGCCCAGACCGCTAGGACGCATCGCCTCCGGCGGAGAACTCTCAAGAATTATGCTGTCGTTGAAGACGGTCTTGTCCAAACGGGATCGGGTACCGGTCGTCATTTTCGACGAGATTGATACTGGAGTCGGCGGCGCGGTGGCGGCTGCCATGGGAATACGCCTGCGGAAACTGGGCATGTTTCATCAAGTATTTTGTATCACCCATTTGCCGCAGGTGGCATCCCAGGCTGAACACCATTTCCTGGTGAACAAACGGGAGGTCGGTGGGCGCGTTACGACAGTGATCGAGTCGCTGAACGATACCGGTCGTGAGGCCGAGGTCGCTCGGATGTTGGGAGGTGTGACGATTACCAGAAAGGTTCGTGAGACGGCCGCGGAGTTGATTAAGAATTCGAAGCAGAAAGGATAA
- a CDS encoding ATP-binding protein, which produces MRPKTDFSHQTYPVDPLELITSFSIEMGSITELGALSECAIQALCRAAGSTRGALYLLDREHECYRRSSVVGLNEGQEFPSSLPTTHALPQYLTNAARSAHRQDLRDQEQTDLGSSLAEMLSPFNAIYALPHMSRSRLMAFSLLSESSFPSQDRNSVQPLLNALAQAATNAIDTLILYDDLHRSHLLMKRTDRLKSLETIAGGFAHEIRNPLTSIKTFIQLAPERKDDPDFIREFSKIVLDDVYRIERLIEEILDYARYMEPKLTEEDINDIVSSCLYFIDVKADSHGVKIEKELAQDLPRVMLDRQQLKQVFLNLFLNALDAMSARGGTLRVRTTKRDRPGGKSWVQIETSDTGHGIQETNLEHIFDPFFTTKHESGEHEGTGLGLTIVHQIIQEHHGEIRVTSAVDKGTTFVISLPAIPE; this is translated from the coding sequence ATGCGTCCCAAAACTGACTTCTCTCATCAGACTTATCCCGTTGATCCGCTGGAATTGATTACCAGTTTTTCCATTGAAATGGGATCTATCACTGAATTGGGCGCCTTGAGCGAATGCGCGATCCAGGCACTCTGTCGCGCAGCCGGTTCAACCAGAGGGGCTCTGTATCTCCTGGATCGTGAACATGAATGCTACCGTCGAAGCAGCGTGGTGGGACTCAATGAGGGTCAGGAATTTCCTTCATCTCTCCCTACCACCCATGCGCTTCCACAGTATCTGACCAATGCCGCCAGATCGGCGCATCGCCAGGACCTTCGTGATCAAGAACAGACTGATCTCGGAAGCTCTCTTGCCGAGATGCTCTCGCCTTTTAACGCCATATATGCATTACCGCATATGAGTCGAAGCCGACTCATGGCCTTTTCGCTCTTGAGCGAGTCGTCGTTTCCTTCTCAAGATCGCAATTCCGTTCAACCTCTCCTGAACGCGCTCGCACAGGCCGCAACCAATGCCATCGACACCTTGATCCTGTACGATGATCTACATCGCTCCCACCTGCTGATGAAACGAACTGACCGGTTGAAATCTCTTGAAACGATCGCCGGAGGTTTTGCCCATGAAATTCGGAACCCGCTCACCTCGATCAAGACATTCATCCAACTGGCGCCGGAACGAAAGGACGATCCCGACTTCATTCGTGAATTCAGCAAAATCGTGCTTGACGACGTCTATCGCATCGAGCGTTTGATCGAAGAGATTCTCGATTATGCCCGTTACATGGAGCCCAAACTGACGGAGGAAGATATCAACGATATCGTCTCCTCCTGTCTATATTTCATCGACGTCAAGGCCGATAGTCACGGGGTCAAGATCGAAAAAGAATTGGCACAAGACCTGCCCCGTGTCATGCTGGACCGTCAACAACTGAAACAGGTCTTTCTCAATCTTTTTCTCAATGCCCTGGACGCCATGAGCGCGCGAGGAGGAACCTTGCGTGTCCGGACAACCAAGCGGGACAGGCCTGGCGGAAAATCATGGGTTCAGATTGAAACTTCGGATACCGGACACGGAATTCAGGAGACGAATCTTGAACACATCTTCGACCCATTTTTCACGACCAAACATGAAAGCGGCGAACACGAAGGAACGGGATTGGGATTGACGATTGTGCACCAGATTATCCAAGAGCACCATGGTGAAATCCGCGTCACGAGTGCCGTAGACAAGGGCACGACATTTGTGATCAGCCTTCCTGCCATTCCGGAATAA
- a CDS encoding HD domain-containing phosphohydrolase, producing MTTAITQDITKYKPTVLVVDDEAGPRDALKVILRPFFNIQAAESASAALDVLNNQQVDLITLDQRLPDRQGIDLLQEIKHDHSNVEVIIITGYGSLKSAMDGIRHGAAGYLLKPFNVTELVTLVNQTLAKKQRLDFLRTFIHSSPGWWDKENECRETWSRLQAGYGVIGKSGSEPSASMKEGMELLPLFSDLLEAKDRHLLNHCSRVSFYATLLGNRINLSSNEQKSLALGAFLHDIGQIALDNDHFAQDAMTALGTSGPSLQHTEVGAKLVAPLGLPAEVGQIISYHHERWDGSGYPHGLSGEGIPLLARIVSLAQTFDHLTADLPDRDSLAIEDACMFMTAQAGRAFAPTLIPVFTQVVQECKASLPAMAIASSPSQRSDH from the coding sequence ATGACCACAGCGATTACCCAGGATATTACGAAATATAAGCCCACGGTGCTCGTCGTTGATGACGAAGCAGGACCTCGTGACGCACTCAAGGTCATTCTCCGCCCGTTCTTCAATATTCAAGCTGCAGAATCCGCCAGCGCCGCCCTCGACGTCCTCAATAATCAGCAAGTCGACCTCATCACCTTGGACCAGAGACTCCCTGATCGCCAAGGTATTGACCTTCTACAGGAAATCAAACATGACCATTCGAATGTCGAGGTCATTATCATTACGGGCTACGGAAGTCTGAAATCCGCAATGGATGGGATCAGGCACGGTGCAGCGGGTTACCTTCTGAAACCATTCAATGTCACCGAGTTGGTGACATTGGTCAATCAAACGCTTGCGAAAAAACAGCGGCTGGACTTTCTACGGACGTTCATTCACTCCTCACCTGGATGGTGGGATAAGGAAAACGAATGTCGAGAGACGTGGAGCCGCCTGCAAGCCGGCTACGGCGTAATAGGTAAATCCGGAAGCGAGCCCTCGGCGTCCATGAAGGAAGGGATGGAATTACTCCCTCTTTTTTCGGATCTCTTGGAAGCCAAGGACAGACACCTCCTGAATCACTGCAGCCGCGTAAGTTTTTATGCCACGCTCCTCGGAAATAGAATCAATCTGTCGAGCAACGAGCAAAAATCCCTAGCGCTCGGCGCGTTTCTCCATGACATCGGCCAGATTGCCTTGGACAACGATCATTTTGCGCAGGACGCGATGACCGCGCTTGGGACATCCGGTCCTTCTCTGCAGCACACAGAGGTGGGAGCAAAACTTGTAGCTCCATTGGGATTGCCAGCGGAGGTGGGTCAAATCATCTCGTACCATCACGAGCGGTGGGACGGTTCGGGCTATCCTCATGGTTTATCGGGTGAGGGCATACCCCTATTGGCCAGAATCGTTTCTCTCGCCCAAACGTTCGACCATCTGACGGCGGATCTTCCCGACCGGGACTCGCTCGCGATCGAGGACGCCTGCATGTTCATGACTGCTCAGGCGGGACGGGCTTTTGCTCCAACCCTGATCCCGGTATTTACTCAGGTAGTTCAGGAATGTAAAGCCTCACTGCCGGCTATGGCCATCGCGAGCAGCCCCTCGCAGCGTTCGGATCACTGA